The Primulina eburnea isolate SZY01 chromosome 12, ASM2296580v1, whole genome shotgun sequence genome includes the window CGTTTCAAGATAGCGACGATAGATTCTcacgataaaaaaaatttaagtaaaatttataattaatagATGATATATTAAATTGGCACTGCGAAAGAATAAAAGGCAATTAGAACGTCATTTCTCCCTTAAGACCTAAGAAAACTTTtagattaaaataaataaagtacATAAATGAATTGTGATTTGTGAAGCAATTAAGTAGaaattaatcattaatatatgatatatcaAATTGCAACAAGCATGCCTATAGAGTAAAATGAAATTGGAACTTCATTTCTTCCTCAAGGCCTAATAAAACTTTTAGAttagatttaatttatttaattaattaaagaatagaTTAAATTAGATTAATGATTTATGACTTTATTATCCCTCGTTCCTATTTTTTTTCCCCTGCTAATAACCTATGGATGGATATAAACTCATTTACAAAAAAACAAAAGCAAAAAAATCAATGGCAAAATAGCAAATtcataaagcaaaactttttccCTTCATctaagttatttaatttaattatttgctAGCGGAAGCTAAATCTAAATTACAAAGGTCAACTAGTTAATTGatctattttaatatatattacttTATCTTCAAACTAGCAaccatttttttatataaaaatattatatataccaatTATCAAAAGCAGTATAATttgttaagattgaaatttagaTCCAAAAACTAGCTCAACGAAGGAAGATTGTCCAAGCACATATATACAACTCtaaggttatttatccaaccgatgtgggacaattaacacacacCTCTCACGCataggaatgaacatctggaacgtggagtttacaaatgacccaattatcgacagaacgggtggcctaatataggcagtccaacacataacggtagaactcgggctctgataccatgttaagattgaaacttgACCTATCTCTACTCCAAAAGTTAGCTCAagaggaggattgtccaagaccatatatacaactccaagGTTATTTAAGTCAACCGATGTAGTACAGTTAACACAAGTTTTGTCCGCTGAATTGCCTAAAACGCAACAAACCGAATAACAACGCACATAACACACATTACTATCTACATGAACACCAAAAAAGCAAATCAACCAGACAGAAAGGGCTTATCATCGTATTTCTCGAAACTGTCGGGCGACCTGAGAGTGCACGGTTCGGCATCGATAAGCATCTTTACAACTTCCTTCATATTCGGCCTTGGATTTGGAAGCTTTGCGGTGCAAAGAATGGCGATTTTTAAAACCTTTATCATATCATCTTGAACTAGTTCAGTGACGACCACCTTGGAATCAAGAATTTTTAGTACGTTCTCTCGATTGTTTAAATGAGCCGAAACCCAGTAAACTATGTCTTTCCCTTCTCCGTATTCTTCCTCTATAGGCCTTTTTCCGGTCACGAGCTCTAGCAGCACGACACCGTAACTGTATATGTCGATCTTCTCAGTTGCTTTGTGTGAATATGCCATCTCTGCATATGaaaacaagtaataataatCAGTAAAATGGACTTTAATGTATATGATTTCTAGAATTGAAGTAAATCAACTGGCCTGGTGCAATGTAGCCATGAGTGCCTGCAAAGCAACTGACATTAGATCCCTTGGGAGAAACTTGCTCAGCCAACTTAGCAACCCCAAAATCAGCGATCTTTGCTTCGTAATCCTCGTCGAGCAATATGTTGGTTGATTTAATGTCTCGATGGATTATAGGTGGGGAATAATCGTGATGAAGATAGGCGATTCCTTTTGCTGCACCAAGTGCGATCCTATATCTTTTAAACCAATCGAGTTCTGGCTTGCCGACTTTGATTTCTTTGTGAAGTGCCTCAAACAAGTTACCATTCTCCATATACTCGAAAACCAAGAAGTTCGAACCTTCTTTCGTTAAACAGGCTAATAACTTCAGTATGTTTCTATGCCTTATCTTTCCAAGAATCTCCATTTCTGCTGCCATGAGTTTCACTCCATTTCCCTTCCATATCTGCTTGACGGCTACTGTTCCAAAGCCTTTCTTCAAATCCAGTCGATAAACTTTTCCAGAACTTCCAGTCCCTATCAGATTATCCTCATCTACGCTGCATATTTCATCTACGTCGAACTCCACTTGTTGAAAGCTCTCGAGTTTCCAGTTTGAACGTTTTTCTTTCTCCACATCCACTCTGTTATCCATGTCAAACTCATTTTGCTTAAAGCTTCTGTAACTAACGAGCAATAAACCGACTAAGATAATCGCCAGTGCAAATAGTATGATACATAACATAACAAGTTTACTTTTGATGAAATTTTTGTGGCCACGTTTCACATGACAAAGGCCCAAGTCCGTGTTTATTAGCTGTCCTGTGCTTTTCTCCTCATCAATGCAAAGACCTTTGTTTCCAAGAAACGCTATATCACCTGCGACCGCCAGTAAGTCGGATGGAACTGTCCCAGAGAGCTGGTTATTTGACAGATCTATAGATGATAACTTTAGCTTATCCAAGTTTCTTGGAATTGGGCCGATGAGAAGGTTTCTTGAAAGATTCAAAGAGTTTAATGAGAGCATATTTGAGAGACTATCGGGAATCTCACCACTCAGAAAATTCCAAGCAAGATTTAAGTTAACAAGCCTAGGACAGTTGGCCAATTCTGAAGGTATTGTCCCAATGAGCTCGTTTTCTTCCAACTGCAGAGAATTTATCTGCTCCAAAGCACCGAGTTCTGATGGAATTTTCCCTGATAATTTATTTCCGTTCAAGATAACCCGTTCCAATAGCATAAGTTGTCCGAGTTCTTTAGGTATCTCACCAGAGAATCTGTTGTTTGACAGCATTAATTCGTTCAAATTCTTCGAATCTCCAATGCCTGGTGAAATCCATCCAGTGACATAGTTATCACTGAAATCCATCACTTGTACATTAGGAAGTGACCAAATTCCATCTGGAATGGTCCCATTAAGCCGGTTCTGATTGACTCTCAACCTTTGCAAAGGATTACATCTGGCATACGAATCCGGAAATTCCCCCGAAAAATCATTATCCAAAGCAAGCAAATTCTGCAAATTCCCATTTTGACACAGATATCTCGGGAATGCACCAGAGAATTTGTTCTCAGATATGTCAATACTATTCAATGGCGAAATACGGCCAAGATTTTGCGGAAATTCCCCCGAGAAACTGTTTTTGTAAAGAGATAAGGCAAAAAGGTGCTGCATATCCCCAAATCCCACTGGTATTTCTCCAGAGAAGTTATTCTTGAACAGATGAAAAACTGTTAATTTTCTCAAGAGTCCAATCTCATGCGGAACAGTCCCATgcatttgattatcagatatgtcGAATTCCTGTAAAAGGGTCAAATTTGCAAGTCCTGCTGGAATTTCACCGGTCAAGTTGTTCCCATAGAGCTCAATCTTGAATAAATTCTTCAACTTATATATCGAATTCGGGAAATTCCCAGATATCTTATTCTTGCATATATCTAACGTTCCCAATGCCTCCAACTCAAATATAGAATCAGGGATTGCCCCCCTCAAATTTGAACTAGCTAAATAAAGCCAATACAGTTTCTTCAAATTCCCAAGACTCTCTGGAATTTCGCCCTCATCATAATCGTTGTCACCGAGGCCTAGCGAAACTAAACCAGACAAATTTCCAACCCAAGCCGGGAATGCACCAGAGAAATAATTCCCCGACAAATCAAGTCTCTCCAATTTGATCAGATTCGACAAGTCCGGTATGGTGCCATTCATGATGTTCCCCGTGAGATTCAAAACTTTGAGATTCGTAAGATTTCGAAACTCGCTTGGAATGATTCCAGATAAAAGGTTAGATGGTAATACTAAAGAAGTGAGGCTTTGCAGGATAGAAAGTGAGGGGGATATCACCCCTGACAAGGACTTATTATCAAGAGAAATGTCTGTAACGAAACCGGTTTCTTGATCACAAGTGATTCCATAGAATTTGCAAGGGGAACCCGAATCCGAATCCGAATCTTTCCATGAATCCAAGTAGTTCAAGGGATCAATGAGCTGTGACTTGAATTTGAGCAAGGCTTGCTTCTCTATGGTTATGCACATGGAATGATGGAAAAAAGACAAGAAAATAGTTAGAATTTGGAGGGAAAGGTAGGGATTCAATTGTGTAGCCATTTTCAAGAATCAGGAGGGTAAATGTGTCAATTCATGAAGGGAGACAAGTCCATTCAGATATCTCCATTATTGCCATGGGTGTCCATCCTTGGTGAGTACAGGTGTAGCTGAATGTACACAAACAGTAGCAGACATTAATCCTGTAcaagattatatatattaaataaatacatgttACAATTATATCGCCGATCTATTTATTTAATGATTCTAAAGTACTCTGTGTCTGAGAAAGGATTCAGGTTATAATTAATACAATTTCCATTATTAACCTTAGCAACTGATCAAGAAAATCCAGACCTCAACAGCTCCTGAACAATTCCTTTGTCAAAGTCTACACTTAACGAAAAAGAAATAAAGAACTTGGAAAAATAAGACACTTAATCCAAATTCAGTTGAGCATTACAGATTACAGATAAAACAAGATTATGTATTTAAACAAACGCAAAATAGCCAAATTCTCTTTTGCCTGAAGAACCAAAAAATTAAAGCTAGCAGAAGTAAATGATAAGTGTTTATCTTTGGAAGAAAGAATTACAAATGGGTAGTTTCATGTTTCTTCAGACAAACAAACGCATAACACAGAAGGGATTTCAATACAAGTAGAAAAAGCAAGGGTGGTTATTATGTACCTGTAACTCCTGTAAAAGGAACTTAAAATCTAAAAAAAGATTAATCCTTTCTTTTATTTGTTCGTAGTCAGCTGCTGCAACTTCTTTACAATTCATTCAGTACTTTTGTGATCTCTACCAAGTAAAACTTTAAAAACCAAGGAGTGCCACTAGGAGTTAAAGAGACAAGAACCTTTATGCATGGAGAAAATTTCAAGAAACCTGAGAAATATCGGGAGATATCAGAAGTTTTCCCACTAAAGGAAGAAGATGTAATTAATTGGGAACAAATAGAACTTCCCTTGAAAACATTGTATTTAAGTGGAAGTAAATGATGACAGGAAAGACGATAGAAGTTGAAGGATAAGGACATGTGACAtacatattttatattatatatattcatatattattttattttttgtttatttcgTAGTACTTACGTGTGAAAACAATATCTTAGCTCACTTTTTTTGTGGAGAAGAAAATGACAAATATGGTTTaaagatatataaaatattttgttgtcATCACATGTTTACATAACTGCCAAAAAGCAACAAAAAATATAGTATAAAACATAACATAA containing:
- the LOC140806581 gene encoding receptor protein-tyrosine kinase CEPR2-like, with the protein product MATQLNPYLSLQILTIFLSFFHHSMCITIEKQALLKFKSQLIDPLNYLDSWKDSDSDSGSPCKFYGITCDQETGFVTDISLDNKSLSGVISPSLSILQSLTSLVLPSNLLSGIIPSEFRNLTNLKVLNLTGNIMNGTIPDLSNLIKLERLDLSGNYFSGAFPAWVGNLSGLVSLGLGDNDYDEGEIPESLGNLKKLYWLYLASSNLRGAIPDSIFELEALGTLDICKNKISGNFPNSIYKLKNLFKIELYGNNLTGEIPAGLANLTLLQEFDISDNQMHGTVPHEIGLLRKLTVFHLFKNNFSGEIPVGFGDMQHLFALSLYKNSFSGEFPQNLGRISPLNSIDISENKFSGAFPRYLCQNGNLQNLLALDNDFSGEFPDSYARCNPLQRLRVNQNRLNGTIPDGIWSLPNVQVMDFSDNYVTGWISPGIGDSKNLNELMLSNNRFSGEIPKELGQLMLLERVILNGNKLSGKIPSELGALEQINSLQLEENELIGTIPSELANCPRLVNLNLAWNFLSGEIPDSLSNMLSLNSLNLSRNLLIGPIPRNLDKLKLSSIDLSNNQLSGTVPSDLLAVAGDIAFLGNKGLCIDEEKSTGQLINTDLGLCHVKRGHKNFIKSKLVMLCIILFALAIILVGLLLVSYRSFKQNEFDMDNRVDVEKEKRSNWKLESFQQVEFDVDEICSVDEDNLIGTGSSGKVYRLDLKKGFGTVAVKQIWKGNGVKLMAAEMEILGKIRHRNILKLLACLTKEGSNFLVFEYMENGNLFEALHKEIKVGKPELDWFKRYRIALGAAKGIAYLHHDYSPPIIHRDIKSTNILLDEDYEAKIADFGVAKLAEQVSPKGSNVSCFAGTHGYIAPEMAYSHKATEKIDIYSYGVVLLELVTGKRPIEEEYGEGKDIVYWVSAHLNNRENVLKILDSKVVVTELVQDDMIKVLKIAILCTAKLPNPRPNMKEVVKMLIDAEPCTLRSPDSFEKYDDKPFLSG